TCGACTATCCTCAAACGTCTTGgttcttttaaacttttaaacgtcctagtttatattttgaaattcaattgaatcacgattgattacacgaTTTGAAACTATTCCAAAAGTCGAGTTTCCGCATCGCGTTAGGCCCTCAAAAAGCCCACTTAAAACCCATCGGAAGAAGACTGTATGATCATGCAACAGCACGTTGCACGCTCGTGCAGTATGCTGCACGGTCGTGCAACCCAATGGCTGTACGACGTGCATCCTCGAGGTCGCTCCCTGGGCTGATATCCGATGTGCTAGAATCCATTTTCCCACTCCGAATACTAACacacaatccaaacaattcaatttcGCAATTTAAACGTTAAACCGATACGAATTCGACCGATTCGATACGGTCGATGttataactttaataataatctaaattaatcataaccgaattcaaattaacaattattaCCTCGAATACATGCGAATTATTGAAGAAATCGAAGTCGGAATCGCAAAACGGATCGCGCCGCGGCGGATCTCTAACTCTCGCTCCTGACTTGAGTGCATAGCAGCTCTCCTCATTTCTTTCGATTGAAAGAAATGAGTCCTGTGCACAATTATGTTCATGGGatgttttatatatagaaatggCAAAAGTGCCATTTAGTACTAGTTCAATACAAAACCTCTATAGTAAATCCCTGCACTTCTATTAATGATCATTTTAAGTCCTTCTCTCAGAGCGAGTTAACAGACAGCAAACGACGCTTGTCCATTGATCAGTTCCAATTTCCACGTAATTAgacagaaaaaataaaatgccaaggtgtaaataatatatatataattcaagtCCACATCAGCAAACCACGTGATTCCATATAAttccatcttcttcttctttaaattGACATCACCTTCTCCTTTTAGGGTATTAAGGTTAAAAAACAGGAAACCAATTTTGgggaagaagaaaacaaaaatggCAGGAGTAGAAGGTCAAGATGTGTTGTGCGAATGTGGAATCCCATCTCGCCTGCAAATTTCCTCCACAGAAAGAAATCATGGCCGACGATTCTACACTTGTTCGAAGAGAACAGTAAGTAATTCATgtgttataaaaattaattctgACAATGTATTTTATGTGTtctgaaaattaattttcttttcttttatgaaCTAATCTATCCAGAATCAATGTGACTTCTTTGCTTGGGTTGACAATGATATGCCGTATCAAATGATGCTTCTTAGAGGATTGAAAGCGGATCTTACTACCATGACTGAAGAACGGGATGCACTTTTAGTCAAATTGCGTGAGGCTGCAAGCTTGCTTTAATCTAAAAACGATGAAATTCTGGAAATTAAAGATCATCTTGAAGGATTGAAAGAGTCTCATGATATGTATGTTGAAGAAAATGGTGTTTTATTTGAGGAAAGCGGACTGCTGTTCATGGAGATTGATACACTGAAAGATGAAATGAAGGTACTAGAAGAGAATTGTGCACTCTTGAAGAGGTCAACCAAATTATTGAAGATTGGTCTTGGTGTTGGTTTTGTAGTGGCTAGTTTTAGTGTAGCCTTTGTGAGTTTGAGCAAAACTTGATTGTGCCTTGGTTTGGTTGCTGTAAAAATGACCTGTAATGCTGTAATGGTTAGGAAGTTTGATTGTTAGGAAGTTTTATTATTAGGCAGTTTGTTAGGATGAAAATTTGACCTGTAAATATCATGAACTGAATGTATGAAAATTTGGCCTGTTATTTTGAAGATAAAATGTGCATAATAACAGTAGTAAGCAAAATACAAGTGTTTTGACAATTAATAGGCAGTGCCTTAAgcaaaatacaagtgtttctgGCCTCATATATTGAATTTCATACAAAAATCATATGTTTCCAGCACAAAAGTACACACAAAATTAGAGGTTCCAGCAAAAGAGTCACACTAAACTGAAAGAGATGTCCACAGTTTTCTAATCTCTAACATGTACAAAATGATCCTAATCTCTACCAGAAAGGTTGCCATTTGGGTCTTGAGGAAGCTGCACCTTCTTTCTGCAATTGTCTGAGAGATGTGCATGGGTTCCCATTCCACTTTGGCTTCGGCATGAATCTGCTATTGAGGTACTCATTATCCTTGTGCAGTTGCAAATCTGAAGGCCTTCCATCTTTCTTTGCAGGAGCCTTGTCTCTGGTGGGTCTAGATGAATTGATTGCAGCCTGAACAGGCCTATTTGGCTGCAACAACAAATGCACATAAAATCAAATGCACAGAAATTTAATCAACAATCAAATGCACAAAAATTCAATCAACAAATCAAATGCACATAAATACCTAATGCATAAACCAAATATGTAACTAATACCAAATGCACAGAAAAACCAAATGTGTAACTAAAAGGAGTGTATGCTTTTTACCTCAGGTTGGGAAGCATGTTGTCTCTTTGCAGATTGGGGTGCTGTTGCCTCATGTACTGGTTGGCTGGAGAATTGTCTATCAACGCTTGAAAAAATGACCCTTGCTAGTGGTGTACCTACTTGAGCAGCAGTAGATGAGGCACCATTACCCTTTTCTGCATTTTCAGCTACTCGAGGCCTTTTCTTGTTCTTTCTTGTTTTAATCTACAAAGAGGAAAATTGACAAATATTAGTAGCTACAACATTTAGGATTTCATAAAATGTGTAAGAATTAATATTATTACCTCTTCACCAGGTCTTTTGTTAGGGCAACTTCTGACATTATGACCACCTTCACGACAATGACCACATGTCATCTTCCTGCCCTGCTGCCCTAGCTTGCCAGTTTTTTTGTCTCATCCTTGTCTTTCCTTCTACATCTTTTAGGCCTCCCAAgctttttcttaaactgtggaGGTTCCATCCTCTCCAACTAACCCAATGCAACTTTCCTGGGACATGCATCATTGTGTATGCATAAGACTTCAAAAAGGTCTCTTTTGAGTAATAGTGGTGCACATATTCCTCAGGTTTGTCACTTCTGTGAGTCTTGTTATTGTTATCACTGATGGAGTAAATAGCACACACAGCATGGCAACATGGGATCCCAGTGAGATCCCATTCTCTGCAGGTGCAGGTACTCAGCTCCAAATCCACAGTGTGTCTGTCATCCTTGTCAGTAACACGGTTGACTTCATAACCAAAATCCCCATTCCAATCCATCTCCCAATCATGAGACATtgtcttgttcttcttcaaCTTCTCCATAGCTCTTGGAGCAATGCCCATTATCCATGAATCAGCAGACTGCCTTTTAGTCCATATTCTATTCAT
This window of the Mercurialis annua linkage group LG5, ddMerAnnu1.2, whole genome shotgun sequence genome carries:
- the LOC126681654 gene encoding uncharacterized protein LOC126681654, with product MAGVEGQDVLCECGIPSRLQISSTERNHGRRFYTCSKRTNQCDFFAWVDNDMPYQMMLLRGLKADLTTMTEERDALLVKLHHLEGLKESHDMYVEENGVLFEESGLLFMEIDTLKDEMKVLEENCALLKRSTKLLKIGLGVGFVVASFSVAFVSLSKT